One Anas platyrhynchos isolate ZD024472 breed Pekin duck chromosome 2, IASCAAS_PekinDuck_T2T, whole genome shotgun sequence DNA segment encodes these proteins:
- the LOC101800940 gene encoding C-C chemokine receptor type 8: MNPTSHFVETTEYAYGYDENTAPCNEGNSFHRFKSLLLPILYCLVFVFCLLGNSLVLWVLLTRKKLMTMTDVCLLNLAASDLLFVVPLPFQAHYAAEQWVFGNAMCKIMAGIYYTGFYSSIFFITLMSIDRYIAIVHAVYAMKIRTTSCGIIISLILWLVAGLASVPNIVFNQQLEIEQSMQCVPTYPPGSNTWKVASQFAANILGLLIPLSILICCYAQILKNLQKCKNRNKIKAIKMIFIIVIVFFLFWTPFNVVLFLDTLQSLHIINDCQASNRIALALQLTETISFIHCCLNPVIYAFAGVMFKAHLKGLLQSCVRVFWSPARGPGATQSSSVPSQLSACSDSAVML, from the coding sequence ATGAATCCCACAAGCCATTTTGTTGAAACAACAGAGTACGCCTATGGATACGATGAAAACACTGCTCCATGCAATGAAGGAAACAGCTTTCACAGGTTTAagtccctcctcctgcccatcCTTTACTGCCTCGTGTTTGTCTTCTGCCTTCTGGGAAACTCCTTGGTGCTTTGGGTTCTCCTGACCAGGAAGAAGCTGATGACGATGACTGATGTCTGCCTGCTGAACCTCGCAGCCTCTGATCTCCTCTTCGTTGTGCCTCTCCCTTTCCAAGCCCACTACGCTGCAGAGCAGTGGGTTTTTGGCAACGCTATGTGCAAGATAATGGCTGGCATTTATTACACAGGTTTTTacagcagtattttctttaTAACCCTCATGAGCATAGACAGGTACATAGCAATTGTCCATGCCGTCTATGCCATGAAGATTCGGACGACCTCCTGTGGCATAATTATCAGTTTAATCCTGTGGCTGGTGGCTGGCTTGGCTTCTGTGCCCAACATCGTGTTCAACCAGCAGCTGGAAATCGAGCAGTCTATGCAGTGTGTCCCCACGTACCCCCCTGGCAGCAACACCTGGAAGGTTGCATCTCAGTTTGCAGCCAATATCTTGGGCCTCTTGATTCCCCTCAGCATCCTCATTTGCTGCTACGCCCAGATACTGAAAAACCTGCAAAAGTGCAAAAATCGGAACAAGATCAAGGCAATCAAGATGATTTTCATCATCgtcattgttttcttcctcttctggaCCCCCTTCAATGTTGTGCTGTTCCTGGACACCCTGCAGAGCCTGCACATCATCAATGACTGCCAGGCCAGCAACCGGATtgccctggccctgcagctgacGGAAACCATTTCCTTCATCCACTGCTGCCTCAACCCCGTGATCTACGCCTTTGCTGGGGTGATGTTCAAAGCCCACCTGAAAGGACTGCTTCAGTCCTGTGTCCGTGTCTTCTGGAGCCCTGCCAGGGGTCCTGGGGCCACTCAGTCATCTTCAGTGCCCAGCCAGCTCTCTGCCTGCTCCGACAGCGCAGTGATGCTCTGA